From the Corvus cornix cornix isolate S_Up_H32 chromosome 1A, ASM73873v5, whole genome shotgun sequence genome, the window TTGGAGCCCACGTTTGTAGGTGAATAAACCGCGCCGATGCTGTTGCTGGAGCGGACCAGGAAGTCGGCCAAGCGCTGTGTCACACATGTGGCAGTGTtgcatttcctcttctccagctggtGACTGCCAAGATGAAACAAAGAGAGCCAAGATGAAGTCAAATGATGAGCAATCGTGTGTGCCACTTCTCATAGTCACTTGAGCTCTGCTAATGTGGGAGTTCTTTTAATATGTGCACAAATACAAGAACATTACAATCTTCCCACCACCTACTTTGtgcctgaaaaaaatccttgtgcTGGGTGTTATTATCAGTTTTAATGATGGGGGTTATTGAAATGCAGAGACCTGAACAGTCATATGTCATTTTTATTGATATCCTGCACAGCAGTTTATGACATCTAGAAAACCTGTAATGATAGTATAGGTAAGACACTAAGTGAAAGCAATGACTAAATGTTTAACTTTCAGCTGAACTTCTAAATCTATTTAGAGCTCTTGCTGATATCATGAGGATTACTAACATAATGATAATCACTAACATTTATTTAGTTCTCTTGTTCCCACAGAATCATATCCCTCTCTCACTGAAGTGAGTGGTAATATTCCAGTCCACATCAAGTGGATTAAACCCAAAGACTCTTTCTCCCAACTGCACCACGTATCATGAGAGGTAGCAGGCATTGCCAGCTTCTGCCAACTTCATTACCACTTAGGATGGTCTTTAGCTCTGTCCCTCTACCACTTAGCTCTGACTAAACAGAGATTTCATCTACTGAAAATCTGCCCCATCTTTTTTGAAACACCAGCAGCTTGAAAGTTCTGTTGTGGTGGGAGAGAATCATTTGCTGAATGATATTTTAAAGAGCGTCCATGGAAGAATCCATAtctaaaaagaacattttatcaTCTGAACCAACAGACCATTTACAGAACCACATGTAAAACTTATGTAgcatgagggtttttttttaatcacaataAAATGGTTAGCTTGAGAGAGCTTGGGTTTTCAAATTTGTTTCTTAGACTGCTGTGTTGTTCCTTCAGACAGAAATACTGGCTTGCTGAGATTGCCTACTGAGTTATTGCTGATTTTCTTGGATGTCTTCATGCTGATATAGCATGAGTTAGATATTAGACAGTGGCTAAAATTTACTGTGAAGAGCAACAATTTCCCAGTTTCAAACTCTGAGCAGTTACCAATATGTTCCTTTGCTTATTGATTACTAAATCTGTAATCTAAAATGTCATATTTGAAGTTATTTGTATTGATGTAAGAATCCAAATGGAACAGCAGCTGTGAATGTCTGTATTATACTGGTTCTTCATTAGCAGATGGGCAGCAATTTTTAAGCaattaatatattaaatgtgtaattgcattaaaagaaaatggttgGATAGGGCTTGATATAACCTCTCATTGATGTTCATGCATCTTTCTATTGATTTTAATCAATTCATTTACATACGAGGTTCAAAAAGCAACTGGTTCTCATGGAGATCCTGCTTTGTTTGTGGAGGCAGAATTCTCTATTTCCTTAAAGCTACAAAATCAGGGCCTGACACCCCAAGTTCAAAACTCCAGCCCTTACAGGAAGCTGCTGGGTTTCTATCTCGTGTCTGGCCTGGCTGAACCCACCAACTCTTTTAGCTGTGTGGTCTGTagcctttaaataaatatatgctGCCAGGAGAAAATTCACCCGGTGAGACACGGTTCTCAGCCCCAGAAAGGCAGATAAGGCACACCACACTCATGAAAGTGATGCCTTGTGTTTGAGCATTGCAgttattttgggggtttttatttttttctaaagtgaTAGCTGTAAAAATGTGAGAACTTCATCTctattataaaaatacattggAAGGTACAAAAATTGTcatataatattatttttaatatatgtattCAGAGAGAGAAGAACAGGCaactatatatacatatgtatttaCTGAATTTATCCATAACAGAATTGTCATTGAAAGACATTCACTCAAGAACCTGACAAAACTAGATGAACTTGAAGGTCTCTgccaaccttgatgattctgtgaaaagtaGAATAGTTCAGTGCTGCTTATCTTTTAGTACAAATTGCAAATAcatcttgaaatgttttttattcattaaaaagttGCCTGAAATTGAATTTATGAATTTATAAATGAGAATGTATTTCAGACAAGTTAAATTCTATCAGAAccaatttcttattttccttcttcccatgattaaattcatatttaattctgtgattaaaaaattGCTTACTTACCGAAAGCATTTGTACTATAAAATAACTCCATTCTAGCAGAACAGTAGTATTGTTAAGAAGgctatgttttcttttttttccccttcagggCTTGGAAATCtgacaaagttttaaaaaaaagaaggaacttTCAAAATACACCGTTCTTCTCAAGGTAATGTAGTATTTGCAGCCTTTGTAATTTATGAAAGTGTTATAATTATAAAGTGATTAAATGATTTGCAACTTTGTCCCTGGATTTCACTTTCTACCCTGAATGCTTTGATCTTTATGTTACAGAAAAGCTGATCTTTATGCTTACAGGAAAGCTCTATTTAGTAGAAGgatattttaatctctttttttttttttttttttttttgaggaataaCAGCAGAAGCAGAGTCTCAAGTGGCAGTATATCACTGGAACAAAGTTTGCTTCATGATTCAATCTGATATGACtggaagaaacaaggaaaatcaATACctttttgtctttgctgctgGTTGTTCTGGCATTTCCTCACTAAGTCCTGAGAGTGTATGCTGTGACATTACAGGCAACATCCATCCTTGTCTCTTGGAAGTACTATCAGATAGATCATCAGCCACAGACAGTAATCTTTGAACAACAATAAAATAGTGAGCTTGAAAAACtctatttttgtattatttgagacatgaaagcaaaagcaactcATGCAATAATCCGATCTTTTCCCctaaaaagaaatgaacatGATTATTTATTACTCACTTCTCAATAGGTGTAGCTTCCAAACAGCTCAGAGTGACAGAAAGTGCAATGAAGAAAACTGACAGCTTTAGGTTGCACATCTTTCCTTCCAAACTTTCTGAAAAGAACAATGattcaaaactgaaagcaaacCCAAATACTCTTCAGTATGTCCTATCATTGATGCCCATTCTGTCCTAAATcaagagcaggtttttttcacagGCTAGAGTGAGAAAAATGATCCCCTCAAGTTTAGTGAGACAATTCAGtttcagaaatacagctctCAGCAGTAAATGCTTGTTTTCCAGACAGTAGTTTCAATCCTATCCCTTCTCTCTGGGTTGCATTGCCCAGTCATATCCCAGTTTCACATTGTGGTCCCCAGTGCAGTTTACTCTGAAGTTGTCTTAgccttttcctgaaaaatgctCTCGATTAATAATAGGGAATATTGTGCTTTTCTAAAGCACATCTGTTGCACTGCAGGTAAAGtaagaaaaaggggaaattatTTACCTTTTTGTGGTCACGGATCTGACTGGAGAAGCCAGCAAGCCCTCTTGGTTAGCAAGAAGTGTGCATGCAACGATTCCACGCTTGCATCTAGCTCTGGAGtatccttttccctcttcctttctggCAAGTAATACGGCTCTTATATATCCTTGACACCTTTCTCAGCTCTGACatcaggcagcacagagagacTGTCGTTAATTCCGATCCCTATAGACAGAAAGTGccccagagaggagcagaggcaggtgGGTCATTATTGCACTAGTACATCAGTAAATATTCACCTGGTGTATGCAGAATGCCCTCATGAAGGTACTGCAACAGCATATTGCACATCAGGAATGTAGCCTCAATTTTACAGCTCTGATAAGCTGCTGAGATAATATTCCCCGTGGGTGTTTTCGAGGGCTAAATAAGGTAACAAAAGTTACAAAGAAAGCCAGAGCAAATGAAACACCAGGCCACTGGTAATCgaaatacaagaaaacataTCTCGAAAAGATGGAAAAGTTAAAGCTGGGGAGGTTTGTTGTAGAATATAGATCAAAAAGAGAAGGTGTCTGAAGGGATAAAAGCTGTATGACGAATAAGAAAAGAGTGAAAGTTATTTAAATTGACAGATAGAGTTTTCATTCAGGGTAACACAGTAGAAATCATGTACATTTTTCAGTCAAGTCTAAATGTGAATGAAAATTCTGTCACTATTAAAGTAAAATCTCATGTTTTACTAACACTGGTGGATTCTTTGTCATGCGAGAAAATTGGCTCAATTAAtacttttcagaaagcaaagacTAGGATTAAAAAGCCAGGAAATGTCAATATAAAACTACCTGTGCAAATTTATTTCTCTAGTATCATGGAGTATGGTTCAGGGGAAAATGTACAGTTTTTAATAGACTAAATCCAGTGTTAATGAATCTGACTGCAGATTTCCAAGGATACAACTAGAACcattttcctctgatttcagtggaaattaggcaaatcccttttttttttccctggcctGTGTCTCCTTAGTTTCTGCTAGGTACCCCAATACCTTTGGAAAACAGgtcttttaattatttatagaGGTCGAGGTTCTGGCACAAAAGCTGAGCAAAAGTTCTCAGTGATAAGAAGTTACCATGTACATCTTTTCTATTCCCAAGAACAGGAATTAGTTGCTTCAGTGCCAAGTCCATTGCCTTAACTGGAAACCCCCTTCTTTGTTGGTTTAGTCTGTAGTACCAGATTTTCATTGCAATGGCTCAAGTTCTAGTGTTGGCTCGCTTCAGGCATCTGTGCTACTTGAGGTGAATACAGAAGGAATATTTAGCTGGGGTAGTAGCCTCTTAACTTGATTACAACAGTCTGCAAATAAGACTCTAGAAAGTGACAAAACACTTTGTTGATTGTTGTACAtgttgctttggggtttttgtgtgtagttgtggttattttttttttaagggggtGCCACTGCTGGATATTGCTCTCTGTTTTTGATATGATCATATACTTCTTTTCACCAGGTTCCTGTTATCCCCTCTCTGGATGGACAGTCCCAGTGTGAGAGAAGTAAGTACAGTGCTTTATCTTCACCATGACAGTAAGTTTCGTGCAACATCTGAAACAAGTTTATCTCTCCAAAGACTCACTGTAGAATTTGACTAT encodes:
- the LOC104692281 gene encoding islet amyloid polypeptide yields the protein MCNLKLSVFFIALSVTLSCLEATPIEKLLSVADDLSDSTSKRQGWMLPVMSQHTLSGLSEEMPEQPAAKTKSHQLEKRKCNTATCVTQRLADFLVRSSNSIGAVYSPTNVGSNTYGKRDTAGLLSREPQNHAQL